From Armatimonadota bacterium, one genomic window encodes:
- the istA gene encoding IS21 family transposase, whose amino-acid sequence MDEKERIRTAHLRQGRSIREIARAMGHSRRTVRKALADPSPPVYRRAKPPAEPVIGPVKEIIRQWLAGDVDRPRKQRHTAHRVYERLREEHGFAGGESTVRRCVRKLRAKKAESFIPLCFDPGEDAQADFGAAKVMMDGRELEVSLFIIKLCHSHRPFVVGLPFEKQEAFLSAHVRAFDFFGGVPRRISYDNLTVATARAIRGDKRREIETFVGFRSHYLFESHFCNPGEPHEKGQVESQVGYVRRNWFVPVPRVKDFAELNAYLYRKCLEEDRRVIGGMKASIGEMFAEEKTNLLALPKRHFECFRLHPVRSNKLSMVRFEGNSYSVPDAYSSRDLFLKAYVDRVEISDACRVAAVHERLLGKGEESLSVAHYLSGLGRKPQAVEYARPIKRSEFAPVYARFLERLKSEQPGVAARRSFLKVLELTAVYPESAVADAMEMALLYGTCDADAVKNLLCQFDEETRVTGEAILPEGIPEVLVEERDTSHFDRLLAGGAR is encoded by the coding sequence GTGGACGAGAAAGAGCGTATCAGAACAGCGCACTTGCGGCAAGGGAGGAGCATCCGGGAGATCGCGCGGGCGATGGGCCACTCCCGCAGGACGGTGAGGAAGGCCTTGGCGGACCCGTCTCCGCCGGTTTACCGGAGGGCGAAGCCGCCCGCGGAGCCGGTAATCGGCCCGGTGAAGGAGATCATCAGGCAGTGGCTTGCGGGCGATGTCGATCGGCCGAGGAAGCAGCGTCACACTGCGCACAGGGTATACGAGCGGCTCCGGGAAGAGCACGGATTTGCAGGGGGAGAATCGACGGTCAGGAGGTGCGTAAGGAAGTTACGAGCGAAGAAGGCTGAGTCGTTCATTCCGCTGTGTTTCGATCCCGGAGAGGACGCGCAGGCCGACTTCGGCGCGGCAAAGGTTATGATGGACGGCAGGGAGTTGGAGGTCAGCCTCTTCATCATCAAGCTCTGCCACTCGCACCGCCCGTTCGTAGTGGGGCTGCCGTTTGAGAAGCAGGAGGCGTTCCTGTCGGCCCACGTGAGAGCGTTCGACTTCTTTGGAGGGGTGCCGAGGCGGATCAGCTACGACAACCTGACGGTGGCGACGGCAAGAGCGATCCGGGGAGACAAGAGGCGTGAGATCGAGACGTTCGTCGGCTTCCGGAGTCACTATCTGTTCGAGAGCCACTTCTGCAATCCGGGAGAACCTCATGAGAAGGGTCAGGTAGAGAGCCAGGTCGGCTATGTGCGAAGGAACTGGTTCGTACCGGTGCCGAGGGTAAAGGACTTCGCGGAGCTGAACGCATACCTCTACCGGAAGTGCCTTGAAGAAGATCGCCGGGTGATCGGCGGGATGAAGGCAAGCATCGGGGAGATGTTCGCGGAGGAGAAGACGAATCTCCTGGCGCTGCCGAAGCGGCACTTCGAATGCTTCCGTCTTCACCCGGTCAGGTCGAACAAGCTGTCGATGGTGCGGTTCGAGGGCAACTCCTACTCGGTGCCGGATGCGTACTCGAGCCGGGATCTGTTCCTGAAGGCATACGTGGACCGCGTGGAGATATCGGATGCGTGCAGGGTGGCGGCGGTTCACGAGCGGCTTCTCGGGAAGGGAGAGGAGAGTCTCTCGGTAGCGCACTATCTCTCCGGGCTCGGCAGGAAGCCGCAAGCTGTGGAATACGCCAGGCCGATCAAGCGGAGCGAGTTCGCGCCGGTATACGCAAGGTTTCTGGAGAGACTGAAGTCGGAGCAGCCGGGGGTGGCGGCACGGAGATCGTTCCTCAAGGTCCTGGAGCTTACCGCCGTCTATCCCGAGTCGGCTGTCGCCGATGCGATGGAGATGGCGCTGCTCTACGGGACATGCGATGCAGACGCGGTGAAGAATCTGCTCTGCCAATTCGACGAAGAGACGCGGGTAACGGGAGAAGCGATACTGCCGGAAGGGATACCGGAGGTCCTTGTAGAGGAAAGGGACACATCGCACTTCGACAGGCTGCTGGCGGGAGGTGCGAGATGA
- a CDS encoding tetratricopeptide repeat protein: MTEKEKWRELYQEGVEAIGNFEFERAQECLHAALRELHDSGHGWSEDTTRVMRDYAHALQFGDEHDASRRTFEELAALEETMYGCEDLRLAETTESWGQACLDAGDCTQAEELAAKAIGICLPHVKHALRTYGGALVTLAHSQLVQGKTAEATKSARAGFAMLEMADGPANAGLAGALGILSSALKALYDKDREEDEQEGR; encoded by the coding sequence ATGACGGAGAAAGAGAAATGGCGGGAGTTGTATCAAGAAGGCGTGGAAGCCATCGGCAACTTCGAGTTCGAGCGCGCGCAGGAATGCCTGCATGCCGCGCTCAGGGAGCTGCACGACAGCGGACACGGATGGTCCGAGGACACTACCAGGGTGATGCGTGATTACGCCCATGCGCTGCAGTTCGGTGACGAGCACGACGCCTCGCGGAGGACGTTCGAAGAACTGGCGGCGCTCGAGGAGACCATGTACGGATGCGAGGACTTGCGGTTGGCTGAGACGACGGAGTCTTGGGGACAGGCGTGCCTGGATGCCGGCGACTGTACGCAGGCAGAGGAACTGGCCGCGAAGGCGATAGGCATATGCCTGCCGCACGTCAAGCACGCCCTGAGAACATATGGGGGTGCACTGGTAACGCTCGCGCACTCGCAGCTTGTACAGGGCAAGACCGCCGAGGCGACCAAGAGCGCGAGGGCAGGATTCGCGATGCTTGAGATGGCCGACGGACCGGCGAACGCCGGATTGGCCGGGGCGTTGGGGATCCTGAGTTCGGCACTCAAGGCACTCTACGACAAAGACCGTGAGGAGGACGAACAGGAAGGCCGGTAA
- a CDS encoding restriction endonuclease subunit S, protein MQQLLTGRTRLPGFSGEWDVQTLGEIGQFSKGRGLSKDALSSTGWLPAIPYTAIYTDFGEVIAASHIRNYAKLPENTHTISMPHLLIASASNMLENIGQATAFTGGFPVAVGGDVLLYRTSADVSFLSRLLSLRSHRSRIVALSQGSTIRHVYASTFIDYEVRLPPLREQQAIAGVLSDMDAEIAVLEQRRDKTTLIKQGMMQELLTGRIRLI, encoded by the coding sequence ATGCAGCAACTTCTCACCGGCAGGACCCGCCTGCCTGGGTTCAGCGGGGAGTGGGACGTGCAGACACTGGGGGAGATCGGCCAGTTTTCCAAGGGGAGAGGGTTGTCGAAAGATGCGCTGTCCTCAACCGGTTGGCTTCCTGCCATTCCGTACACAGCTATCTACACTGACTTCGGGGAAGTCATAGCCGCTTCCCACATTCGGAACTACGCAAAGCTCCCGGAGAACACGCACACGATCAGTATGCCACATCTTCTCATCGCGAGCGCCTCAAACATGCTGGAGAACATCGGGCAGGCTACAGCCTTCACAGGGGGCTTCCCTGTAGCCGTTGGTGGTGATGTTCTGCTATACAGGACTTCTGCGGATGTATCCTTTCTTTCACGTCTCTTGAGTCTGCGGTCACATCGTAGTCGCATTGTAGCACTATCTCAGGGGAGCACGATTCGTCATGTATATGCGTCAACGTTCATAGATTATGAGGTGAGGCTCCCGCCTCTCCGAGAGCAACAAGCCATCGCCGGGGTGCTCTCAGACATGGACGCCGAGATCGCTGTGCTTGAACAGAGACGGGACAAGACAACACTGATCAAGCAAGGCATGATGCAGGAACTTCTCACGGGGAGGATCAGGCTGATATGA
- a CDS encoding AIR synthase family protein, whose protein sequence is MQTGKLPHNLLAQMLSKVELDERVLVGPGIGLDAAVIEFGDRLLVTKTDPITFATDLIGWYAVNINANDIASMGAAPKWFMATILLPTSCEPSDVEAIFDQITSACRDLGVTLVGGHTEITHDLDRPIVVGCMLGETDRARLVTAGGSGVGDDILVTKGIAVEGTSLLAREAGDRLLQMGFTHEFLDRCKRFLFEPGVSVVKDARIATEAVNVNSMHDPTEGGLATGLMEIAEASGLGLEVDREAIPVLPETQSLCRELGLDPLGLIASGSLLLTASAADTPRLLEALGQSGIRANVIGRMMPREHGLRMRTPAGAADLPSFTRDEIARFFDGRPSEASHQSGGSE, encoded by the coding sequence ATGCAAACCGGCAAGCTTCCGCACAACCTGCTGGCGCAGATGCTCTCGAAGGTCGAGCTCGATGAGCGCGTGCTCGTCGGGCCCGGGATCGGCCTCGACGCAGCCGTGATCGAATTCGGCGACCGCCTGCTCGTCACGAAGACCGACCCGATCACCTTCGCCACCGACCTCATCGGCTGGTACGCCGTCAACATCAACGCCAACGACATCGCCTCGATGGGCGCCGCCCCGAAGTGGTTCATGGCGACGATCCTTCTGCCGACCTCCTGCGAGCCTTCCGATGTCGAGGCGATCTTCGACCAGATCACCTCCGCCTGCCGCGACCTCGGCGTCACCCTCGTCGGCGGCCACACGGAGATCACGCACGACCTCGACCGCCCGATCGTCGTCGGATGCATGCTCGGGGAGACCGACCGCGCGCGGCTCGTGACTGCAGGCGGATCGGGGGTGGGGGACGACATCCTCGTGACCAAGGGGATCGCGGTCGAAGGTACATCGCTTCTCGCGCGCGAGGCCGGAGACCGTCTGCTTCAGATGGGGTTCACGCACGAGTTTCTCGACCGGTGCAAGCGGTTCCTCTTTGAGCCGGGGGTCAGCGTCGTGAAGGATGCTCGAATCGCGACCGAGGCGGTCAACGTCAACTCGATGCACGACCCGACGGAGGGCGGACTTGCGACGGGGCTGATGGAGATAGCGGAGGCGTCCGGCCTGGGGCTGGAGGTCGATCGCGAGGCGATCCCGGTACTGCCGGAGACTCAGTCACTCTGCCGGGAGTTGGGGCTCGATCCGCTCGGCCTGATCGCGTCCGGTTCGCTGCTGCTGACCGCCTCAGCGGCCGATACCCCGCGCCTGCTGGAGGCTCTCGGCCAGTCGGGTATCCGCGCGAACGTCATCGGCCGCATGATGCCCCGCGAGCACGGCCTCAGGATGCGAACACCCGCCGGGGCGGCCGATCTGCCCTCATTCACCCGTGATGAGATCGCCCGCTTCTTCGATGGGCGTCCCTCTGAGGCCAGTCACCAGTCTGGAGGTTCGGAATGA
- a CDS encoding glycosyltransferase gives MLVSVLMPARDAAGTVHLAVASLLRQTFADFQIVAVDDGSTDRTGDILDQMAEQDPRLKPIHLPRSGLVPALNAGIEECRGDLVVRMDADDICHRERLRLQVAYMCDNPDISVCGCLVRSFPRSAVRAGFLRYEQWLNSLTNHDEIVRDIFVESPLAHPSVAMRASDLREVGGYADVGWPEDYDLWLRLFTAGKRFGKVPRTLLFWRESPGRLTFTDSRYSLENFMRIKARFLAVLAERSARPVIVWGAGMTGRRLTKHLVREGVQPVAVVDIDPRKIGRRLRGAPVIWPEQLAEHGDALVIAAVGSDGARELIRERLRGMGRVEVRDFICAA, from the coding sequence ATGCTCGTATCCGTGCTGATGCCCGCCCGTGATGCCGCCGGAACCGTCCATCTGGCCGTCGCGAGTCTCCTGCGCCAGACGTTCGCGGACTTCCAGATCGTTGCTGTGGACGACGGCTCGACCGACCGCACGGGGGACATCCTGGATCAGATGGCCGAGCAGGACCCTCGTCTCAAGCCGATCCATCTGCCTCGCTCCGGACTGGTCCCCGCCCTCAATGCCGGGATCGAAGAATGCCGGGGCGACCTCGTCGTCCGTATGGACGCGGACGACATCTGCCACAGGGAGCGCCTTCGCCTCCAGGTTGCGTACATGTGCGACAACCCGGATATCAGCGTGTGCGGGTGCCTCGTCCGCTCGTTTCCCAGGAGCGCGGTCCGGGCCGGGTTTCTCCGTTACGAACAGTGGCTGAACTCTCTGACGAATCACGACGAGATCGTGCGCGACATCTTTGTAGAGAGTCCTCTCGCGCACCCGAGCGTCGCGATGCGGGCGTCCGACTTGCGGGAGGTCGGTGGATATGCGGATGTCGGCTGGCCGGAGGACTACGACCTCTGGCTGCGGCTCTTCACGGCGGGCAAGCGGTTCGGCAAAGTTCCGCGTACGCTCCTCTTCTGGCGCGAATCCCCCGGGAGACTCACGTTCACGGATTCGCGCTACTCGCTCGAAAACTTCATGCGCATCAAAGCTCGCTTCCTGGCGGTACTGGCAGAGAGGAGCGCCCGACCTGTCATCGTTTGGGGCGCGGGAATGACGGGGCGCCGGCTGACCAAACACCTCGTCCGGGAGGGTGTCCAGCCCGTCGCTGTGGTGGATATCGATCCGCGCAAGATTGGGCGACGGCTTCGAGGCGCGCCTGTCATCTGGCCTGAGCAGCTTGCGGAGCATGGTGATGCTCTCGTAATCGCCGCCGTGGGATCGGATGGAGCCAGGGAACTGATCCGAGAGAGGCTGCGTGGAATGGGACGCGTCGAGGTGCGTGATTTCATCTGCGCGGCATGA
- a CDS encoding type I restriction endonuclease subunit R, translating to MSTVGERERATQNRVIKLFRDNLGYDYLGNRQDREDNRNIEQDLLRAYLQRRGYDEALIRKALYELGKVAGDQARSLYDVNKEVYTLLRYGVQVKADVGEQYENVWLIDWENPLENHFAVAEEVTVSGKHDKRPDVVLYVNGIALGILELKRSIVSVSEGIRQNLDSQKPVFIERFFSTAQLVMAGNDTEGLRYGTIGTPEKYYLKWKEESEIENPLHRSLAQLCAKERLLEIVHDFIVFDAGVKKLCRHNQYFGVKAAHDHVRRREGGIIWHTQGSGKSLVMVWLAKWIRENVTNARVLIITDRTELDEQIERVFKGVGEDIYRTKSGQDLVSQLNAAIPMLMCSLVHKFAGKEEPDIEGFIDEVKRNLPPGFNAKGDIYVFVDECHRTQSGELHKAMKEVLPNAMLIGFTGTPLLKADKQRSIEVFGKYIHTYKFDEAVKDGVVLDLRYEARDIDQNITSQEKIDQWFDAKTKGLNDVAIAQLKEKWGTMKKVLSSLSRLEKIAADIMLDMATRDRLQSGRGNAMLVSGSIYQACRLYELFTNNGFDKCAIVTSYVPNVSEIKGEETGEGVTERLREYEIYKKMLADWFRQDPERAVNRVEEFEKEVKKKFIEEPGQMKLLIVVDKLLTGFDAPPATYLYIDKHMRDHGLFQAICRVNRLDGDDKEYGYVIDYKDLFRSLETAFIDYTSEVFDGFDAEDVRGLLSNRLVKAREQLEEAREAVRALCEPVEPPKDTAAHLRYFCARDTTDKEALKGNEPRRIALYKLTASLIRAYANLANELPEAGYTPEEIEQLKQEVDHFERARTEVRLASGDYIDLKAYEPDMRHLIDTYIRAEESEKISDLDDMSLIQVLLERGEEGVNALPKGIAGNKEAAAETIENNLRRVIIDEQPINPKYYEKMSELLDNLIQERKELALDYEEYLAKIVEITRRVKNPGGGADYPQAMNSTARRALYDNLGKDEALAVTLDDDIRRTKKDDWRGNRFKEKEVRNAIRRHVEGEDFVEEIFNLVKNQPEY from the coding sequence ATGAGCACCGTAGGCGAAAGGGAACGCGCGACGCAGAACCGGGTGATAAAGCTATTCCGGGACAACCTCGGGTACGACTACCTTGGCAACCGGCAGGACCGCGAGGATAATAGGAACATCGAGCAGGACCTCCTGCGCGCCTACCTGCAGAGGCGCGGCTATGACGAAGCACTGATCCGCAAGGCTCTGTATGAGCTCGGCAAGGTCGCGGGCGACCAGGCCAGAAGTCTCTACGATGTGAACAAGGAGGTGTACACCCTTCTTCGTTACGGCGTGCAGGTGAAGGCCGATGTCGGCGAGCAGTATGAGAACGTCTGGCTGATAGATTGGGAGAATCCACTGGAGAACCACTTCGCCGTCGCGGAGGAGGTCACCGTCAGCGGAAAGCACGACAAGCGCCCGGACGTGGTGCTCTACGTGAACGGGATCGCCCTCGGTATACTGGAACTGAAGCGCTCCATCGTCTCCGTCAGCGAGGGCATCCGCCAGAACCTCGACAGCCAGAAACCCGTCTTCATCGAGCGGTTCTTCTCCACAGCACAGTTGGTGATGGCCGGTAACGATACCGAAGGGCTTCGTTACGGGACTATCGGAACGCCCGAGAAGTATTACCTCAAGTGGAAGGAAGAGAGCGAGATCGAGAACCCGCTCCATCGGAGTCTCGCTCAGCTTTGCGCGAAGGAGCGCCTGCTGGAGATCGTCCATGACTTCATAGTGTTCGACGCAGGGGTGAAGAAGCTCTGCCGCCACAACCAGTACTTCGGCGTCAAGGCGGCCCACGACCATGTGAGACGACGAGAGGGCGGTATCATCTGGCACACGCAGGGCAGCGGCAAGAGCCTCGTCATGGTGTGGCTGGCAAAGTGGATTCGGGAGAACGTCACGAACGCCAGAGTACTGATCATCACCGACCGCACGGAACTCGACGAGCAGATAGAGCGGGTGTTCAAGGGCGTCGGCGAGGATATCTATCGCACTAAGAGCGGCCAGGACCTCGTCAGCCAACTGAATGCTGCCATCCCCATGCTGATGTGCTCCCTGGTCCACAAGTTTGCCGGCAAGGAAGAACCGGACATAGAGGGCTTCATTGATGAGGTGAAGCGCAATCTCCCTCCCGGCTTCAATGCAAAGGGTGACATATACGTCTTCGTAGACGAATGCCACCGTACGCAGTCCGGTGAACTTCACAAAGCCATGAAGGAAGTACTGCCTAACGCTATGCTCATCGGCTTTACCGGCACGCCCCTCCTGAAGGCGGACAAGCAGAGAAGCATCGAGGTCTTCGGCAAGTACATCCACACCTACAAGTTCGACGAAGCAGTGAAAGACGGCGTGGTGCTCGACCTGCGGTACGAGGCCCGTGACATTGACCAGAACATTACATCGCAGGAGAAGATTGATCAGTGGTTCGACGCCAAGACGAAGGGGCTGAACGATGTTGCTATCGCCCAGCTTAAGGAGAAATGGGGCACCATGAAGAAGGTGCTCAGTTCCCTCTCACGCTTGGAGAAGATCGCTGCGGATATCATGCTGGATATGGCGACCCGCGACCGCCTGCAGAGCGGCAGAGGGAACGCCATGCTCGTCTCCGGGAGCATCTATCAGGCATGCAGGCTCTATGAGCTTTTCACCAACAACGGCTTCGATAAGTGCGCCATCGTTACGTCCTACGTTCCGAACGTCTCGGAGATCAAAGGGGAGGAAACCGGCGAAGGAGTCACGGAGCGACTGCGCGAGTATGAGATATACAAGAAAATGCTTGCGGACTGGTTCAGGCAAGACCCCGAGCGGGCAGTCAACAGAGTCGAGGAGTTCGAAAAGGAGGTAAAGAAGAAGTTCATCGAGGAGCCGGGGCAGATGAAGCTCCTCATTGTCGTCGACAAGCTGCTGACCGGCTTCGATGCTCCTCCTGCGACTTACCTCTACATAGACAAGCACATGCGCGACCACGGTTTGTTCCAGGCCATTTGCCGAGTCAACCGACTGGACGGCGATGACAAAGAATACGGGTATGTCATTGACTACAAGGACCTGTTCCGAAGCCTTGAGACCGCCTTCATAGACTACACCTCGGAGGTGTTCGACGGCTTTGATGCCGAGGACGTTCGCGGACTCTTGAGCAACCGCCTGGTGAAGGCGAGAGAACAGCTGGAGGAGGCGCGAGAGGCAGTCAGAGCACTGTGTGAGCCCGTAGAGCCGCCGAAGGATACGGCTGCCCACCTGCGCTACTTCTGCGCCCGCGATACCACCGACAAGGAGGCGCTGAAGGGGAACGAGCCGAGGCGGATTGCCCTATACAAACTCACGGCCTCTTTGATCCGCGCATACGCCAACCTCGCAAACGAACTGCCTGAAGCCGGGTATACGCCGGAGGAGATCGAGCAGTTGAAGCAGGAGGTCGATCATTTCGAGAGGGCACGCACTGAGGTAAGGCTCGCCAGTGGCGACTATATCGACCTCAAGGCGTACGAACCGGACATGCGGCATCTCATAGATACCTACATCCGTGCCGAGGAAAGCGAGAAGATTTCCGACCTGGATGACATGAGCTTGATACAGGTCCTGCTTGAGCGAGGGGAAGAGGGGGTCAATGCGCTCCCCAAAGGAATCGCAGGCAACAAGGAAGCCGCTGCCGAGACGATCGAGAACAACCTGCGAAGGGTCATCATCGACGAGCAGCCAATCAACCCCAAGTACTATGAGAAGATGTCGGAGTTGCTGGACAACCTGATCCAGGAGCGCAAAGAACTGGCACTCGACTATGAGGAATACCTGGCCAAGATCGTCGAAATCACCAGAAGGGTAAAGAATCCCGGTGGCGGGGCGGACTACCCGCAGGCGATGAACAGCACTGCCAGAAGAGCGCTTTACGACAACCTCGGGAAGGACGAAGCCCTCGCCGTCACACTGGACGATGATATCCGCCGGACGAAGAAGGATGATTGGCGGGGGAACAGGTTCAAAGAGAAAGAAGTGCGCAACGCGATACGTCGACACGTGGAGGGTGAGGACTTCGTCGAGGAGATCTTCAACCTTGTGAAAAACCAGCCTGAGTACTGA
- a CDS encoding M48 family metallopeptidase: MHQITVNDLTVDVVRKDIKNLHLAVYPPAGRVRVAVPLRVNDEAVRLAVISKLGWIRRQQRSFQEQERQSAREYVSGESHYFQGLRYLLNVIYHDGWPRVELRGKKRIDLYVRKGSDTATRERIFLQWYRRQLKAQAAPMIAKWEPIIGVTVADWGIKQMKTRWGSCNAQAARIWLNLELIKKSPQCLEYLVVHEMVHLLERLHSDAFKAHMDAFLPQWRLNREELNREPLAHETWTY, translated from the coding sequence ATGCATCAGATCACCGTCAACGACCTAACCGTGGATGTGGTCCGCAAGGACATCAAGAATTTGCACCTTGCCGTCTACCCGCCAGCAGGGAGGGTGCGCGTCGCCGTGCCCTTGCGCGTCAACGACGAGGCGGTGAGGCTCGCGGTTATCTCGAAGCTGGGCTGGATTCGACGCCAGCAGAGGAGTTTCCAGGAGCAGGAGCGGCAATCGGCGCGTGAGTACGTATCCGGGGAGAGCCACTACTTCCAGGGACTGCGCTACCTGCTGAACGTGATCTACCATGACGGCTGGCCCAGAGTGGAGCTTCGCGGTAAGAAGAGAATTGACCTGTACGTGCGGAAAGGCAGTGACACGGCGACGCGTGAGCGCATCTTTCTTCAGTGGTACCGTAGGCAACTGAAGGCTCAAGCTGCACCCATGATTGCGAAATGGGAGCCGATCATCGGCGTGACCGTGGCCGACTGGGGAATCAAGCAGATGAAGACCAGGTGGGGATCATGTAATGCGCAAGCGGCTCGGATATGGCTCAACCTGGAGTTGATCAAGAAGTCGCCGCAGTGTCTCGAGTACCTTGTGGTTCACGAGATGGTCCATCTTCTCGAACGCCTCCATAGCGATGCGTTCAAGGCTCATATGGATGCATTCCTTCCCCAGTGGCGACTGAATCGCGAGGAACTGAACCGCGAGCCGTTGGCGCACGAGACGTGGACGTACTGA
- a CDS encoding recombinase family protein translates to MRNHGRRGESAETPPAEAIVYARVSSKEQEKEGFSIPAQLKLLRDYATEHGLVIRREYTDVETAKQAGRTSFNDMVAFFKSALQAVDNSCRVILVEKTDRLYRNLKDWVTLDELQLEIHFVKENVILSPDSRSTEKFMHGIKVLMAKNYIDNLSEETKKGMVEKAEQGIWPSCAPIGYINVRCGDKRSIQPDPATAQLVRTLFELYATGRYSLLEVTRKIREDGLAYRKSGNRIQKSLIHKMLTNPLYYGDIYWAGKHYSGTHEPLVSKDLWDTVQETLAEKGRRKTRQQKHQWLYRGLLRCGHCGCALTPEVKKAKYTYYHCTGHKGRCPEKYAREEELTRQFSEALRAMKMDSDVLEWLRVVLKESHRDEKEHHSQAISTFQQQYTKIQGRIDAMYEDKLDGTISREMYERKSEEWTQEQQDIMRHIETHQRANRAYLDKGVTILELADGAAALFERQESGDKRKILDTVFSNSIWKDGMLLPSYRKPFDLIVETQKNAVDNYGGKFDEVAKTEIWLPGVDSNHEPPG, encoded by the coding sequence ATGAGAAACCATGGAAGACGCGGGGAATCTGCGGAGACACCCCCTGCTGAAGCTATCGTCTATGCCCGAGTCTCATCGAAGGAGCAGGAAAAGGAGGGCTTCTCGATACCGGCCCAACTCAAGCTTCTAAGGGACTACGCCACAGAACATGGGCTCGTCATAAGACGCGAGTACACCGATGTCGAGACAGCCAAGCAGGCCGGACGAACCTCGTTCAACGACATGGTCGCGTTCTTCAAGAGCGCACTGCAGGCAGTGGATAACTCCTGTCGTGTGATCCTTGTCGAGAAGACCGACCGCCTGTACCGCAACCTCAAGGACTGGGTGACGCTCGACGAACTGCAGTTGGAGATACACTTCGTCAAAGAGAATGTCATACTCTCCCCTGACTCTCGTTCCACCGAGAAGTTTATGCATGGGATCAAAGTCCTGATGGCCAAGAACTACATAGACAACCTGTCCGAGGAGACCAAGAAAGGCATGGTCGAGAAGGCGGAGCAGGGTATCTGGCCTTCGTGTGCCCCCATCGGCTACATCAATGTCCGCTGCGGCGACAAGAGGTCCATTCAGCCGGATCCCGCAACCGCTCAGTTGGTCCGCACGCTGTTCGAGCTCTACGCCACCGGCAGGTACTCGCTTCTCGAGGTAACGAGAAAGATTCGCGAGGACGGTCTGGCATATCGAAAGAGCGGCAATCGAATCCAGAAGAGCCTCATCCACAAGATGCTGACCAACCCGCTGTATTACGGAGACATCTATTGGGCTGGCAAGCACTACAGTGGCACTCACGAGCCACTCGTGTCAAAAGACCTGTGGGATACGGTACAGGAGACGCTGGCCGAAAAGGGACGGCGAAAGACCAGACAGCAGAAGCACCAGTGGCTGTACCGAGGGCTGCTGCGGTGCGGCCATTGCGGCTGTGCCCTGACTCCCGAGGTCAAGAAGGCGAAGTACACCTACTATCACTGCACGGGTCATAAGGGCAGATGTCCCGAGAAATACGCCCGGGAGGAGGAGCTTACCCGCCAGTTTAGCGAAGCACTTCGGGCGATGAAGATGGATTCGGACGTCCTCGAATGGCTTAGGGTTGTACTCAAAGAGAGCCACAGGGATGAGAAGGAGCATCACAGCCAGGCGATCTCCACCTTTCAGCAGCAGTACACGAAGATTCAGGGACGGATAGACGCCATGTATGAAGACAAGCTGGATGGCACGATATCCCGGGAGATGTACGAGCGCAAGAGCGAGGAATGGACTCAGGAGCAACAAGATATCATGCGTCACATCGAGACGCATCAACGAGCAAACCGGGCGTACCTCGATAAGGGAGTCACAATTCTCGAACTGGCCGATGGAGCTGCCGCCCTGTTCGAACGGCAGGAATCCGGCGACAAGCGGAAGATACTAGATACGGTATTCTCGAACTCGATTTGGAAGGACGGAATGCTGCTGCCATCATACCGAAAACCGTTCGATCTGATCGTGGAAACGCAGAAGAACGCTGTTGATAACTACGGTGGGAAGTTCGATGAGGTGGCCAAAACTGAAATTTGGCTCCCCGGCGTGGACTCGAACCACGAACCCCCTGGTTAA